In the Gossypium raimondii isolate GPD5lz chromosome 9, ASM2569854v1, whole genome shotgun sequence genome, one interval contains:
- the LOC105799341 gene encoding feruloyl CoA ortho-hydroxylase F6H1-3 — protein sequence MAPRNPNSEKILDFVVNKGNGIKGLVDTGIETVPDLYILPIEERLLPNNILPYDSIPVIDVSNWDDPKVKESICDAAGKWGFFQIINHGVPLHVLDAVKEAAYRFFGLPYEERNKYWAGNSPTDTVTLKTSFVPQAEAVLEWKDYLSFRCSPRDLESFPLWPPVCRDEVVEYMESAKSVIRKLLEVLLEGLKVKQIDKAREYTLMGSPIVNLMYYPHCPNPDFTAGVQPHSDISTLTVLLQDDNGGLYVRATENDSWIHVLPINGALVINIGDILQIMSNDRYKSIEHRVVANRSKDRVSVPIFVNPGPDAVFGPLPEVLESGEQPLYKEVVFSDYFKYFFSKKHDGKKSMDFARI from the exons ATGGCACCAAGAAACCCAAACTCCGAGAAGATACTCGATTTTGTGGTAAACAAAGGTAATGGAATAAAGGGATTAGTGGATACAGGCATTGAAACCGTTCCCGACCTTTACATTCTACCAATCGAGGAGAGATTGCTACCAAACAACATCTTACCTTACGACTCCATCCCAGTAATCGACGTTTCCAATTGGGATGATCCCAAGGTTAAGGAATCGATCTGCGATGCTGCCGGCAAGTGGGGTTTCTTTCAGATAATTAACCATGGAGTGCCCTTGCATGTTCTCGACGCCGTCAAGGAAGCCGCTTATAGGTTCTTTGGGTTACCATACGAAGAGAGAAACAAGTACTGGGCCGGGAATTCGCCCACTGACACAGTGACTTTGAAAACAAGCTTTGTTCCGCAGGCAGAGGCTGTTCTTGAGTGGAAAGATTACCTCAGCTTTCGTTGTAGTCCTCGGGATCTGGAATCATTCCCCCTATGGCCCCCTGTTTGCAg GGATGAAGTGGTGGAATACATGGAGAGTGCAAAGTCTGTGATACGGAAGCTGCTGGAGGTCCTCCTGGAGGGCCTGAAGGTGAAACAAATAGATAAAGCTAGAGAATATACATTAATGGGTTCGCCGATAGTTAACTTAATGTACTATCCGCATTGCCCGAACCCAGACTTCACAGCAGGAGTACAGCCTCACTCTGATATATCAACACTCACTGTTCTCCTCCAAGACGATAATGGCGGCCTTTATGTTCGAGCAACTGAAAATGATAGCTGGATTCATGTTCTGCCAATCAATGGGGCTCTCGTAATCAACATTGGAGACATTCTACAAATAATGAGCAACGACAGATACAAAAGCATTGAACACCGGGTGGTTGCCAATAGAAGCAAGGACAGAGTTTCAGTGCCTATTTTTGTGAATCCAGGACCAGATGCTGTTTTCGGTCCTCTGCCGGAAGTGCTAGAAAGTGGGGAGCAACCATTGTATAAGGAAGTTGTCTTCTCAGATTacttcaaatattttttcagCAAGAAACATGACGGAAAGAAATCGATGGACTTTGCCAGGATATGA